Proteins encoded by one window of Azospirillum brasilense:
- a CDS encoding YceD family protein: MRNTSQHAAGPAPEFSRIVRADAVHRDGDLIETIEATEAERKALAERFELEGIGRLTARVRLRSVRGGQMVRVEGEVEADVVQTCVITLEPVPAQVSDRFGALFAPESMVPGEEDEIEIDPNIAEEDIPEAMTNGRIDIGELAAQHLSLALDPYPHAEGVAFDGYSEGEDEEEGLAPAADDAGANPEKPNPFAALERLKRQN, translated from the coding sequence ATGCGCAACACGTCCCAACACGCCGCCGGCCCCGCTCCGGAATTCTCGCGCATCGTCCGCGCCGACGCCGTCCATCGCGACGGCGATCTGATCGAGACCATCGAGGCGACGGAGGCCGAGCGCAAGGCTCTGGCCGAGCGGTTCGAACTGGAGGGCATCGGGCGGCTGACCGCCCGGGTCCGCCTGCGCTCCGTGCGCGGCGGCCAGATGGTGCGAGTCGAAGGGGAGGTGGAGGCCGACGTGGTTCAGACCTGCGTCATCACGCTGGAACCGGTGCCCGCCCAGGTGTCCGACCGGTTCGGCGCGCTGTTCGCGCCGGAATCGATGGTCCCCGGCGAGGAGGACGAGATCGAAATCGACCCGAACATCGCCGAGGAGGATATCCCGGAGGCCATGACCAACGGGCGCATCGACATCGGCGAGTTGGCCGCCCAGCATTTGTCCCTGGCGCTCGACCCCTATCCTCATGCAGAAGGCGTGGCGTTCGACGGATACAGCGAAGGCGAAGACGAGGAGGAGGGCTTGGCCCCCGCCGCCGATGATGCCGGCGCCAATCCGGAGAAGCCGAACCCGTTCGCCGCGCTGGAACGTCTGAAACGACAGAATTGA
- a CDS encoding ubiquinol-cytochrome C chaperone family protein has product MLDRLFRRRREARAVADFYLTIAAQARQPAFYRDLGVPDTLDGRFDMVVLHVFLVMRRLKGQGAAAADRSRLLFEAMIDHFEKSLMEQGVGDSGVGRRIKTMARGIAGRIEVYDRALAAEDGDAGGAALEVALDNNLYGTVSEVPPRQLAALAAYVRREAAGLEEQPLESLMAGEVRFGPPPGAGTE; this is encoded by the coding sequence GTGCTTGACCGCCTGTTCCGGCGTCGGCGTGAAGCCCGCGCCGTCGCCGATTTCTATCTCACCATCGCGGCGCAGGCCCGACAGCCGGCCTTCTACCGTGACCTTGGCGTTCCCGACACGCTGGACGGTCGCTTCGACATGGTGGTGCTTCACGTCTTCTTGGTGATGCGCCGCCTGAAGGGGCAGGGGGCCGCGGCGGCGGACCGCTCGCGCCTGCTCTTCGAGGCGATGATCGACCATTTCGAGAAGTCGCTGATGGAGCAGGGGGTGGGCGACAGCGGAGTCGGGCGGCGCATCAAGACCATGGCCCGCGGCATCGCCGGCCGGATCGAGGTCTACGACCGCGCGCTCGCCGCCGAAGACGGTGACGCGGGCGGTGCGGCCTTGGAGGTCGCGCTCGACAACAATCTTTATGGCACCGTATCGGAGGTGCCGCCGCGCCAACTGGCCGCCCTGGCGGCCTATGTCCGGCGTGAGGCCGCCGGGCTGGAGGAACAGCCGCTGGAGTCGCTCATGGCCGGTGAGGTCCGCTTCGGCCCGCCGCCCGGCGCCGGGACGGAATGA